A genomic segment from Microbacterium sp. SORGH_AS_0428 encodes:
- the nrdI gene encoding class Ib ribonucleoside-diphosphate reductase assembly flavoprotein NrdI yields MATAVADQVGAVAHPLREPAPSAPLLVYFSSVSGNTARFIEKLGMRAVRIPLRPTDPTPLIDEPFVLITPTYGGGQGRGEERGAVPKQVIRFLNDEANRSLLRGVIAAGNTNFGEHYGLAGEIISRKCRVPHLDRFELFGTPEDVERIGEGLERWWKQH; encoded by the coding sequence ATGGCAACCGCTGTCGCAGACCAGGTCGGCGCGGTTGCCCACCCCCTCCGTGAGCCCGCCCCGTCGGCTCCGCTCCTCGTCTACTTCTCGAGCGTCTCGGGTAACACCGCGCGTTTCATCGAGAAGCTCGGGATGCGGGCCGTGCGGATCCCCTTGCGGCCCACGGATCCGACCCCTCTCATCGACGAACCCTTCGTCCTGATCACGCCCACCTACGGGGGCGGTCAGGGAAGGGGCGAGGAGCGGGGCGCGGTTCCCAAGCAGGTGATCCGGTTCCTCAACGACGAGGCCAACCGGTCCCTGCTTCGCGGCGTGATCGCCGCGGGCAACACCAACTTCGGCGAGCACTACGGGCTCGCCGGAGAGATCATCAGCCGAAAGTGTCGTGTGCCGCACTTGGATCGGTTCGAATTGTTCGGCACGCCAGAGGACGTCGAGCGCATCGGCGAAGGATTGGAACGATGGTGGAAGCAGCACTGA
- the nrdF gene encoding class 1b ribonucleoside-diphosphate reductase subunit beta, producing the protein MTPEKLKLIDHVQAINWNRIQDDKDLEVWNRLVNNFWLPEKVPLSNDIQSWNTLTPDEQTLTMRVFTGLTLLDTIQGTVGAVSLIPDALTPHEEAVYTNIAFMESVHAKSYSSIFSTLASTPEIDDAFRWSVENENLQKKAHIVMDYYRGDEPLKRKVASTLLESFLFYSGFYLPLHWSAKAKLTNTADIIRLIIRDEAVHGYYIGYKFQKGMELITQAERDEIKDYTFSLLYELYDNEVQYTQDLYDAVGLTEDVKKFLHYNANKALMNLGFEAMFPSTVTNVNPAILSALSPNADENHDFFSGSGSSYVIGKAEATEDEDWDF; encoded by the coding sequence ATGACCCCCGAGAAGCTGAAGCTGATCGACCACGTCCAGGCGATCAACTGGAACCGCATCCAGGACGACAAGGACCTCGAGGTGTGGAACCGCCTCGTGAACAACTTCTGGCTGCCCGAGAAGGTGCCGCTGTCCAACGACATCCAGTCGTGGAACACGCTGACGCCCGACGAGCAGACGCTCACGATGCGCGTGTTCACCGGCCTCACCCTGCTCGACACGATCCAGGGCACGGTCGGTGCGGTCTCGCTCATCCCGGATGCGCTGACCCCGCACGAGGAGGCGGTGTACACCAACATCGCGTTCATGGAGTCGGTGCACGCCAAGAGCTACTCGTCGATCTTCTCGACCCTCGCGTCGACGCCCGAGATCGACGACGCGTTCCGGTGGTCGGTCGAGAACGAGAACCTTCAGAAGAAGGCGCACATCGTCATGGACTACTACCGTGGCGACGAGCCCCTCAAGCGCAAGGTCGCCTCGACCCTGCTCGAGTCGTTCCTTTTCTACTCGGGCTTCTACCTGCCGCTGCACTGGTCGGCCAAAGCGAAGCTCACGAACACGGCCGACATCATCCGCCTCATCATCCGCGACGAGGCGGTGCACGGCTACTACATCGGCTACAAGTTCCAGAAGGGCATGGAGCTGATCACGCAGGCCGAGCGCGACGAGATCAAGGACTACACGTTCTCGCTGCTCTACGAGCTCTATGACAACGAGGTGCAGTACACGCAGGATCTCTACGACGCCGTCGGCCTCACCGAGGACGTCAAGAAGTTCCTGCACTACAACGCGAACAAGGCACTCATGAACCTCGGGTTCGAGGCCATGTTCCCCTCGACGGTCACGAACGTGAACCCGGCGATCCTGTCGGCGCTCTCGCCCAACGCGGACGAGAACCACGACTTCTTCTCGGGGTCGGGCTCCTCCTACGTCATCGGCAAGGCGGAGGCCACCGAGGATGAGGACTGGGACTTCTGA
- a CDS encoding sugar O-acetyltransferase: MTPALQDALDDLARLAEDDADLRALLAHDWLRYRTSPALQKLTRDAHATCARFNLLYDTAPDEARALFAELVPGAGAGIDVRPPVMIDYGARLTIGDRTFINADFMVIGGGAVTIGADCLIGPRCSIYTPNHAEDIERRLAGWELPQPVSIGSNVWLGGSVTLTPGVTIGDNSIIGAGSVVTRDIPANVLAAGNPARVLRPIRASEDSV; the protein is encoded by the coding sequence ATGACGCCGGCACTGCAGGATGCTCTCGATGACCTGGCCCGGCTCGCGGAGGACGACGCCGATCTGCGCGCGCTTCTGGCGCACGACTGGCTTCGGTACCGGACCTCGCCGGCACTGCAGAAACTGACGCGGGATGCGCACGCGACGTGCGCGCGCTTCAACCTGCTCTATGACACCGCACCCGACGAGGCTCGAGCGCTGTTCGCCGAACTCGTGCCCGGCGCGGGCGCGGGCATCGACGTGCGCCCTCCGGTCATGATCGACTACGGCGCCCGACTGACGATCGGCGATCGCACGTTCATCAACGCGGACTTCATGGTGATCGGCGGCGGGGCGGTCACGATCGGGGCCGACTGCCTCATCGGCCCGCGGTGCAGCATCTACACCCCGAATCACGCCGAGGACATCGAACGCCGGCTCGCCGGATGGGAGCTTCCCCAGCCTGTGAGCATCGGCTCCAACGTCTGGCTGGGCGGATCGGTGACGCTCACGCCCGGCGTGACGATCGGCGACAACAGCATCATCGGGGCGGGCTCCGTCGTCACCCGCGACATCCCCGCGAACGTCCTCGCCGCCGGCAACCCCGCGCGGGTGCTTCGCCCCATCCGCGCGTCGGAGGACTCCGTCTGA
- a CDS encoding MFS transporter — translation MAGYQELLRTPGVARIIAAQLTARFPNGMTSLAILLHVEHVTGSYGYAGLVLAASSVGQAVSGPVTSRWMGRWGMRRVLSLTMIVCALAILAIGLLDLPVAGFMAFGLIAGLSTPPVQSAVRTIYPKMVNSRQLTPLYSLDASLQEIIWIIAPVVITFIATQIGTWEALVLIAVILVGGGTWFILSPEVGRVRIPRSKRRFGKVLTRPTVLLATVIGFLLIGACSAVEAGVVATFDHGGLEAGIVLAVFSIGSLAGGLSFGHVPMGPWAMARRMGIVAVGLVLTMFSLDIWWLSGTLFLAGIGIAPALAVLFAITSVSVKFSDTAEAYGWIGTGQLIGAAAGSAVAGFLIDAVEAPGAFIAAAGFAAAGAIVAIVCVGAFPDLRHRDPSPIPDTEPTPIIT, via the coding sequence ATGGCCGGATACCAGGAATTGCTGCGCACCCCGGGGGTGGCGCGCATCATCGCCGCACAGCTCACGGCGCGCTTCCCGAACGGGATGACGAGCCTGGCGATCCTGCTGCACGTCGAGCACGTGACGGGTTCCTACGGCTACGCGGGCCTCGTTCTCGCGGCCTCATCCGTGGGGCAGGCGGTCTCCGGCCCCGTCACCAGCCGATGGATGGGCCGTTGGGGGATGCGGCGCGTGCTGAGTCTGACGATGATCGTCTGCGCGCTGGCGATCCTCGCCATCGGACTGCTCGATCTCCCCGTCGCCGGCTTCATGGCGTTCGGGCTCATCGCGGGGCTCTCCACCCCGCCGGTGCAGTCCGCCGTGCGCACCATCTATCCCAAGATGGTCAACTCCCGTCAGCTCACTCCGCTCTACTCGCTGGACGCGTCGCTGCAGGAGATCATCTGGATCATCGCACCGGTGGTCATCACCTTCATCGCGACGCAGATCGGCACGTGGGAGGCGCTCGTGCTGATCGCCGTCATCCTCGTCGGCGGCGGAACGTGGTTCATCCTCTCCCCCGAGGTCGGCCGGGTGCGCATCCCCCGCAGCAAGCGCCGCTTCGGCAAGGTGCTCACTCGTCCCACCGTGCTGCTGGCCACCGTCATCGGGTTCCTCCTCATCGGCGCCTGTTCCGCCGTCGAGGCGGGCGTCGTCGCGACCTTCGACCACGGCGGACTCGAGGCGGGCATCGTGCTCGCCGTGTTCTCGATCGGCAGCCTCGCCGGCGGCCTCTCGTTCGGACACGTCCCCATGGGACCCTGGGCGATGGCGCGACGCATGGGAATCGTCGCCGTCGGCCTCGTGCTGACCATGTTCTCGCTCGACATCTGGTGGCTCTCGGGCACCCTGTTCCTCGCCGGGATCGGCATCGCCCCCGCCCTCGCGGTGCTGTTCGCGATCACCTCCGTCAGCGTCAAGTTCTCCGACACCGCCGAGGCTTACGGGTGGATCGGCACCGGTCAGCTGATCGGCGCCGCGGCGGGCTCGGCCGTCGCTGGCTTCCTCATCGACGCGGTCGAGGCCCCGGGCGCCTTCATCGCGGCCGCGGGCTTCGCCGCCGCCGGCGCGATCGTCGCCATCGTGTGCGTGGGCGCCTTCCCGGATCTGCGGCACCGCGACCCGAGCCCCATCCCCGATACGGAACCCACGCCGATCATCACCTGA
- the nrdE gene encoding class 1b ribonucleoside-diphosphate reductase subunit alpha: MVEAALKDLSFKTEARFEGLDYHALNAMLNLYDANGQIQFDADKRAAREYFLQHVNQNTVFFHSLKERLDYLVEKEYYEPGVLAKYPHEFIQELNDRAYGKKFRFETFLGAFKYYTSYTLKTFDGKRYLERFEDRVVMTALALADGDQKLAVQLVDEIISGRFQPATPTFLNAGKAQRGELVSCFLLRIEDNMESIARGINSALQLSKRGGGVALLLSNIRESGAPIKQIENQSSGIIPVMKLLEDSFSYANQLGARQGAGAVYLSAHHPDIMRFLDTKRENADEKIRIKTLSLGVVVPDITFELAKNGEDMYLFSPYDVEKVYGVPFGDISVTEKYREMVDDPRIKKTKINARDFFQTLAEIQFESGYPYIMFEDTVNRANPIKGRINMSNLCSEILQVNTPTTFNEDLSYDQIGKDISCNLGSMNIALAMDGGDLGETVEAAIRALSAVSDQSHIRSVRSIEDGNDRSHAIGLGQMNLHGYLAREHVHYGSEEGLDFTNIYFYTVLFHALRASNALAIERGHAFDGFEDSTYASGAFFDKYLEQEWVPQTEKVKELFAGHHIPTQGDWAELKASIQKHGIYNQNLQAVPPTGSISYINNSTSSIHPIASKIEIRKEGKLGRVYYPAPFMTNDNLEYYQDAYEIGYEKVIDTYAAATQHVDQGLSLTLFFKDTATTRDINKAQIYAWRKGIKTIYYIRLRQMALEGTDMSECVSCML; the protein is encoded by the coding sequence ATGGTGGAAGCAGCACTGAAGGACTTGAGCTTCAAGACCGAGGCGCGTTTCGAGGGACTGGACTATCACGCCCTGAACGCGATGCTCAATCTGTACGACGCGAACGGGCAGATCCAGTTCGACGCCGACAAGCGTGCCGCGCGGGAGTACTTCCTGCAGCACGTGAACCAGAACACGGTGTTCTTCCACTCGCTCAAGGAGCGTCTCGACTACCTGGTCGAGAAGGAGTACTACGAGCCCGGTGTGCTCGCGAAGTACCCCCACGAGTTCATCCAGGAGCTCAACGACCGTGCCTACGGCAAGAAGTTCCGCTTCGAGACCTTCCTCGGCGCCTTCAAGTACTACACGAGCTACACGCTCAAGACGTTCGACGGCAAGCGTTACCTCGAGCGCTTCGAGGACCGCGTCGTCATGACCGCCCTCGCGCTCGCCGACGGCGACCAGAAGCTCGCCGTGCAGCTTGTCGACGAGATCATCTCCGGTCGCTTCCAGCCGGCCACGCCCACCTTCCTCAACGCGGGCAAGGCGCAGCGCGGTGAGCTCGTCTCGTGCTTCCTGCTGCGCATCGAAGACAACATGGAGTCGATCGCCCGCGGCATCAACTCCGCGCTGCAGCTTTCCAAGCGCGGCGGCGGCGTGGCGCTGCTGCTGTCCAACATCCGCGAGTCGGGTGCACCGATCAAGCAGATCGAGAACCAGTCCAGCGGAATCATCCCCGTCATGAAGCTGCTCGAAGACAGCTTCAGCTACGCCAACCAGCTCGGTGCGCGTCAGGGTGCCGGTGCCGTCTACCTCTCGGCGCACCACCCCGACATCATGCGCTTCCTCGACACGAAGCGTGAGAACGCCGACGAGAAGATCCGCATCAAGACGCTCTCGCTCGGTGTCGTCGTTCCCGACATCACCTTCGAGCTCGCCAAGAACGGCGAGGACATGTACCTGTTCTCGCCGTACGACGTGGAGAAGGTCTACGGCGTGCCCTTCGGCGACATCTCGGTCACCGAGAAGTACCGCGAGATGGTCGACGACCCGCGCATCAAGAAGACGAAGATCAACGCGCGCGACTTCTTCCAGACGCTCGCAGAGATCCAGTTCGAGTCCGGCTACCCGTACATCATGTTCGAGGACACGGTGAACCGGGCGAACCCGATCAAGGGTCGCATCAACATGTCCAACCTCTGCAGCGAGATCCTGCAGGTGAACACGCCGACGACGTTCAACGAGGATCTCTCGTACGACCAGATCGGCAAGGACATCTCGTGCAACCTGGGCTCCATGAACATCGCCCTGGCGATGGACGGCGGGGACCTCGGTGAGACGGTCGAGGCAGCGATCCGTGCCCTGAGCGCGGTCAGCGACCAGAGCCACATCCGCTCGGTGCGCTCGATCGAGGACGGCAACGACCGGTCCCACGCGATCGGCCTGGGCCAGATGAACCTGCACGGGTACCTGGCGCGCGAGCACGTGCACTACGGCTCCGAAGAGGGCCTGGACTTCACGAACATCTACTTCTACACGGTGCTGTTCCACGCGCTGCGCGCCTCCAACGCGCTCGCGATCGAGCGCGGTCACGCGTTCGACGGCTTCGAGGACTCCACGTACGCATCGGGTGCGTTCTTCGACAAGTACCTCGAGCAGGAGTGGGTGCCGCAGACGGAGAAGGTCAAGGAGCTGTTCGCCGGACACCACATCCCCACCCAGGGCGACTGGGCGGAGCTGAAGGCGTCGATCCAGAAGCACGGCATCTACAACCAGAACCTGCAGGCGGTTCCGCCGACCGGCTCGATCTCGTACATCAACAACTCGACCTCGTCGATCCACCCGATCGCGTCGAAGATCGAGATCCGCAAGGAAGGCAAGCTCGGACGCGTCTACTACCCGGCGCCGTTCATGACGAACGACAACCTGGAGTACTACCAGGACGCGTACGAGATCGGCTACGAGAAGGTCATCGACACGTACGCCGCCGCGACCCAGCACGTCGACCAGGGCCTGTCGCTCACGCTGTTCTTCAAGGACACCGCCACCACACGCGACATCAACAAGGCGCAGATCTACGCCTGGCGCAAGGGCATCAAGACGATCTACTACATCCGCCTGCGGCAGATGGCGCTCGAGGGCACCGACATGTCCGAGTGCGTCAGCTGCATGCTCTGA
- the nrdH gene encoding glutaredoxin-like protein NrdH: MAITVYTKPACVQCNATYRALDSKGIEYEVLDVSQDPAALEQVKALGYLQAPVVITDEDHWSGFRPDKIDELAARLA, from the coding sequence ATGGCGATCACCGTCTACACCAAGCCGGCGTGCGTGCAGTGCAATGCCACCTACCGTGCACTGGATTCGAAGGGCATCGAGTACGAGGTCCTCGACGTCTCGCAGGACCCTGCGGCTCTCGAGCAGGTCAAGGCCCTCGGCTACCTGCAGGCTCCCGTCGTGATCACCGACGAGGACCACTGGTCGGGCTTCCGTCCCGACAAGATCGACGAGCTGGCCGCGCGCCTGGCCTGA